TGCGACTCCTCGATGAGCACGACGCTCGACGGGTGATCCGGCTCGCCGGCGGGCGCGGGGCGGGAGAGTCCGGCGACGTCCGCGACCCGAGCCCGGATGATCCGCCGCACGCCCTCGCTCCGGCGGAGCCGCTGGTGCTTCTCGCTCGTGGTCGCGTCGGAGTCGAGGATCCTCCCGATGCGCACCATCCTCGACACGCTTCCGAGCACCCCTGTCCGGGCGAGGTCCCTGGCCGTCATCGGGTAGAGCGCCGTCGCCGACCAGCCCCCGAACTCCTCGGCCAGGGCTCTGACCAGGCGCTCCGCCCGCCGGGGCTCGCGCACGCGCAGGAACGCGGATTCTCCGACGGGGCCGGTCGCAGCCAGCGGCCCTGCAGGAAGGCCGGCAAGGGTGAACAGCGACTGGAACAGCAGGGGGAACACTCGCCCCATCGGATCGGCATCGATGACGGGGCGCCCGAGCTGCATTCCGGTGAGCAGGGGGACCATCGAGTTCACGTTTGCCGCCGCGAGCGGGAACAGCCCCTCGATGCGCGTCTCCAGCTCGCGTTCGAGCAGCTCGACGCTGCTGACGAACTCGTCGCCGGCCGGCCGCAGCTCAGACAGCGGCAGTCCGTTGTTGACGAAGCCGACGGCGGCGACGAGCGCATCCTCCTCGAGGTCCTCTACACCGAGCAGCTCGGGCGCCTCATTCCCGTTCGCCATGCGCGCGAGGATCCGGTCCTGCTGCTCATCGCACCACTCCGGATCGGCGGCACAGGCGAGGAAGAGTGCGCCCGTTCGCAGGTGCCGGACGTCTTCAGCGCTGAGCTGCACGGCGCACCCCCCTGTCGAGCAGGTCGCCGACGGGGTCGCCGGCGACTCCCCTGACACGCACCGAGACGACTCGCGCGTGCTCGTAAGTGGTGGCCACGAGCTGCGATTCCAGGATGCGGACGGACGACGGCAGCGCCCCGAAGGCGGCGAGCCTGCCACGGACCCGCGCCTCGGCCGCCTGCAGCTCCTGCGCCATCTCCGTCGCGTTCACGGCGCCGACGGTTCCGAGGGCCCAGTCGGAGAGCGGAGCGCAGGCGGCTCCGAGCGCCCGCAGGTCATCATCGGTCTCCACCGCGCCTTCATCGTCGAGCCAGACGGGCAGCGAAGCTCCGGCGACCCGCACGAGCCGGGGCGCCGGCGTCCGTCCGTGGAGCAGGATCTCGGTCGCGGGAACCAGGTGGGCGGCCTGCGTCGACAGGCGGGTGTCATTCCAGCGCAGCCGCGGTATAACGGCAGGCGTGCCCGCGCGCAGCGTCCCCAGTGTGAGCCCCTTCTCGGTCGCGAGCAGGAGATCGCCGTCGTCGAGTCCGCAGAGCGCCGCCGCACCCAGGAACTCGATCGGAGCGGCCGAGAAAGCCGAGTGGATGGGCTCGGCAGGGAGCCGGCTGAGCGGCACACGGCCGCCGTCGTTCCGCGTGACCGAGAGGCGGGCCTCGGGGAACCGGCGCCCGGCGACGAGTGCGAGTGAGGTGGCGAGCGTCTCCGCGTCGGGAACGAGCGCGTCGTTCAGGATCGCCGTGTGCTCTCGGGTCGCGAAGGAGTTGCTGTCGAAGGCGTGGGAGAACACCACGTTGAGCGGCCCGCCGTGCTCGAGCAGGATCTCGCCTGCGGCGAGTTCGTGCGCGGGGTTGACGAGCGCGCCGACGCTCGTGATGACGACGCGGGATCCGGCCGGGATCGCGGCGGCGGCCGCTCGGAACCCCTCGGCGTCGAACGGCGCGAGCTCCTCGCCGAGTGTCGTGTGTCCTCCTCGAACGTGAAGGATGGGCGCGTCGCCGGCGCGCGGCTCATCCGCGAGCGCGACGGGCGGCCGGGGAGCGATGCGGACGAGGGCGAGCGGCGCGGCGTCCGTGCGGTGCAGCACGCCGCTCAGGTCGAACACGATCGACGACACCGTATCCGCGGATTGCGCGATGCGACCGAGTAGCCGGTCGACGGACTGCTCGACCCGGGCCCCGATGACCGCGTCTTCCACTATCGAATGCGTCCGGTCCGGGCGCAGCAGCGCGGCGGCGACGCGCCGCTCCAGCACTGCGATACCGACGCGCATGCGTCCGCTCCCTTGCGAATCGTGGTTCGGATACCTGGCGTGTGTCCCTGCCGGTATCAGTCAGTTCATTCTTTTGCATTTCAGGATGCTTCCGCAATGTGCAACTTGCACAGAGGCACTCGATGCAAGGTGGATAGCTTCATGGGGCAGCGCCGCGGATCGACCGAACCGCACCGCCGCAACCCGTCGATCGAGACAATGGAGTACGAGACCTGATGATCCGCTCAGTCCTGACCCTGCACACGTCACCAGCGCAGGCGGAGTCCGTGCTGGAGCTCTACCGCAACGAGGCGATTCTGCAGGAGTCGCTCGACCTGACCCGCGCCGTCAGCTCGGAGATCGCCACAGCGATCGACGGGTCGGGGGAGATCATCGTGACTGCCGTGTGGCCCGACGAAGCCGCGTATCAGGAGTGGCTCGACCACCCGAATCGCGGGCGCACCGCCCCTGAGCTCTCGGCGCTCCTCGCCGATGCCCGCATCGGGGTCGGTCGGCTGTACGAGGTCGACCACCGCGTGTCCAGAACCGAGATCTGAGCCCACCCGAACCCCTCACGAAAGAAGAATGCAATGACGCACCTCCCACGGATCATCGCCGGCGCCGGCATCCTCGCGCTCGGCGTCTCCCTCGCCGCATGCACTGCCGACAGTGGCGGAAGCGGTGACGGCGACGGCTTCTCGATAGTGTTTCTCGCGTCCTCGTCCCAGAACGGCTACAACCAAGCTGTGTACGAGGGCGTGCAGAACAAGGCGAAGGAGCTCGAGAAAGAGCTCGGCATCAGCATCACGACCAAGATCCAGGACGGCCAGTTCGACGCCAACACGCAGCTGTCTCAGCTGCAGAACGCGGGCACGACCGGGCAGGCGAGCGGTGTCATCGTCGTGCCGCAGGACGGACCGGGTCTCGCCGCGGCATTCCCTCTGGGCAACGACATCCCCGTCGTGTCGGTGCTGAACCCCATCGGTCCTGACATCGACAAGATGGA
The window above is part of the Microbacterium sp. nov. GSS16 genome. Proteins encoded here:
- a CDS encoding DUF917 domain-containing protein, translating into MQLSAEDVRHLRTGALFLACAADPEWCDEQQDRILARMANGNEAPELLGVEDLEEDALVAAVGFVNNGLPLSELRPAGDEFVSSVELLERELETRIEGLFPLAAANVNSMVPLLTGMQLGRPVIDADPMGRVFPLLFQSLFTLAGLPAGPLAATGPVGESAFLRVREPRRAERLVRALAEEFGGWSATALYPMTARDLARTGVLGSVSRMVRIGRILDSDATTSEKHQRLRRSEGVRRIIRARVADVAGLSRPAPAGEPDHPSSVVLIEESQGRFVQLEIQNELLLLMVDGAPEAVIPDIITMLHPDDGRVASLDDLWVGNTLDLVVLPAAPQWYTPEGRRLAAPETLHSLLPDRGRGPT
- a CDS encoding antibiotic biosynthesis monooxygenase, which codes for MIRSVLTLHTSPAQAESVLELYRNEAILQESLDLTRAVSSEIATAIDGSGEIIVTAVWPDEAAYQEWLDHPNRGRTAPELSALLADARIGVGRLYEVDHRVSRTEI